In the genome of Massilibacillus massiliensis, one region contains:
- the hpf gene encoding ribosome hibernation-promoting factor, HPF/YfiA family translates to MATFTIRGKNIEITPALKEYVEKRVGKVTKYFDSVGEITVLLTVTKVRHSVEVTLPVNGILLRGEESTKDMYASIDLVVEKLEKQIEKHKTKIAKRLRAGSFKFEAVNANHSAQEKNNSIDDLEEYPVVKTKRFAVKPMDIQEAIMQMNLINHDFFVFRDSDTEEVNVVYRRKDGHYGLIEPGL, encoded by the coding sequence ATGGCAACATTCACTATTAGAGGTAAAAATATTGAAATAACTCCAGCACTGAAGGAATATGTGGAAAAAAGAGTAGGTAAAGTTACAAAATACTTTGATTCCGTTGGTGAAATTACTGTGCTGCTTACGGTCACAAAAGTTCGTCATAGCGTAGAAGTTACATTACCTGTTAATGGTATCTTACTGAGGGGCGAGGAGTCTACAAAAGATATGTATGCTTCGATCGATCTCGTTGTTGAAAAACTAGAGAAACAAATAGAAAAACATAAAACGAAGATCGCAAAAAGACTTCGTGCAGGAAGCTTTAAGTTTGAAGCAGTAAACGCGAATCATTCAGCGCAAGAAAAAAATAATAGCATTGATGATTTGGAAGAATATCCGGTCGTGAAAACAAAACGATTTGCAGTAAAGCCAATGGATATTCAAGAAGCAATCATGCAAATGAACTTGATTAATCATGATTTCTTTGTATTCAGAGATTCTGATACAGAAGAGGTAAACGTAGTATATCGTCGTAAGGATGGTCATTACGGTTTGATTGAACCCGGTCTATAA
- a CDS encoding MFS transporter: MESVVKTGEKYWWKEINRNQWMTLAAGMAGWGLDGFDVMLYVFALTTILNEWGLTTTSAGFLTSVTLFSSAIGGILFGIIADKIGRKKSLMLTIFIFSICSGLSGLAQNMVQLAIARILLGIGMGGEWGTGALIVAESWPPEHRGKAIGFMQSGWAIGYILAALAATFILPIWGWRVLFFIGILPALATVWIRSYVKEPEIWVEEQKKDEKKQNSLIQIFKPDLIKYTILVSLVGSCVLFAYWGLFSWLPGFLSTPIEKGGAGLSVAKSSAWMIPTMLGAFFGYISFGFISDKFGRRPTFAAYLVLSAILVYVYGNTRDAAMLILLGPFVGFFGSGYFSAFGAMISELYPTRARGAGVGFTYNVGRMASALAPTVIGYAATIHGLGGSLTITALFFLLGAMAIFLLPETKAKELV, translated from the coding sequence ATGGAAAGTGTAGTGAAAACGGGAGAAAAATATTGGTGGAAAGAAATTAATCGGAATCAGTGGATGACATTGGCAGCTGGAATGGCGGGGTGGGGACTAGATGGATTTGACGTCATGTTGTATGTTTTCGCATTAACTACAATTTTGAATGAATGGGGGCTTACAACAACTTCCGCAGGATTTTTGACATCGGTTACATTATTTTCTTCTGCAATTGGCGGTATCTTATTTGGAATTATTGCCGATAAGATTGGTCGTAAAAAATCACTGATGCTTACAATTTTTATCTTTTCTATTTGTTCTGGTCTTAGTGGATTGGCACAAAATATGGTACAGCTAGCAATCGCGAGAATACTTCTAGGTATCGGGATGGGCGGTGAATGGGGCACCGGTGCATTGATCGTAGCTGAGTCATGGCCGCCTGAACACAGGGGAAAAGCGATTGGGTTTATGCAATCAGGCTGGGCGATTGGCTATATTCTAGCTGCGCTTGCTGCTACCTTTATTTTACCTATATGGGGTTGGCGTGTATTGTTTTTTATCGGCATTTTACCAGCGCTGGCTACGGTTTGGATTCGTTCTTATGTAAAAGAACCGGAAATTTGGGTTGAAGAACAAAAGAAGGATGAGAAAAAACAAAATAGCTTGATTCAGATCTTTAAACCGGATTTAATCAAATATACGATATTGGTTTCGCTTGTTGGATCTTGTGTTTTATTCGCTTATTGGGGCTTATTCTCATGGCTGCCTGGATTTTTAAGTACACCGATTGAAAAAGGTGGTGCCGGATTAAGTGTTGCAAAATCTTCTGCATGGATGATTCCGACAATGTTAGGTGCTTTTTTTGGTTATATAAGTTTCGGATTTATTTCCGATAAATTTGGAAGAAGACCTACGTTTGCTGCTTATTTGGTTTTATCAGCAATTCTTGTATATGTGTATGGAAATACACGGGATGCCGCGATGCTTATTTTATTAGGCCCGTTTGTTGGATTTTTTGGCTCAGGCTACTTTAGTGCTTTTGGTGCAATGATTTCCGAACTTTATCCAACTAGAGCGCGCGGTGCGGGCGTAGGATTCACGTATAATGTTGGACGAATGGCCAGTGCACTGGCGCCTACGGTGATCGGTTATGCAGCGACAATTCATGGATTGGGCGGTTCTTTGACGATTACAGCGTTATTCTTTTTATTAGGCGCTATGGCAATCTTCTTATTACCGGAAACAAAGGCAAAAGAGTTAGTGTAA
- the secA gene encoding preprotein translocase subunit SecA yields MFGFIKKFFGDDNEKEIKRMRQIVEKINSLEADLQGLSDASLCGKTNQFKRRVEEGETLDAILPEAFAVVREASKRVLGMRHFDVQMIGGICLHEGKIAEMRTGEGKTLVGTLPTYLNALTGKGVHVITVNDYLAKRDSEWMGKLYRFLGLSVGLIAHGLDFPDRKQAYACDITFGTNNEYGFDYLRDNMVIYQDQMVQRELNFAIVDEVDSILVDEARTPLIISGPGDKSTDMYKIMAEAVKGLVEEVDYTIDEKAKAVSPKEEAVAKVEKALHVANLYDSENIEMSHCFTQALRAKALMKRDRDYVVRDGEVVIVDEFTGRLMFGRRYSDGLHQAIEAKEGVKIERESQTLASITFQNYFRMYDKLCGMTGTAKTEEDEFIKIYSLPVIVVPTNRDIARTDYPDVIYKTKKAKYKAVVNAIIEAHRKGQPVLVGTTSIAQSEELSKVLKKSSIPHNVLNAKYHEMEAQIISGAGQLGAVTIATNMAGRGTDIVLGEGVTEIGGLHIIGTERHESRRIDNQLRGRAGRQGDPGSSRFYLSLEDELMRLFGSDNIAAIMDKLGMEEDEPIEHKLITRSIEQAQKKVEARNFDIRKHVLEYDDVMNQQREVIYGQRRQILMGENLKENIMHMIYKIIELDMDAYANEKLYPEEWDLDSLITACNEIFAPEGRLVKEQLEEMSRDELKAELRKVAEDAYSDRETVFGEDSMRELEKVVMLKVVDSKWMEHLDHMDMLREGINLRAYGQRNPLVEYKVEAYDMFQAMIETIQEDIAKLMFRVNIVTEQQRPEDHLAHAKETRGEVEADAEEEVKQQPHVNHDTTGRNDLCPCGSGKKYKKCCGREK; encoded by the coding sequence TTGTTCGGTTTTATAAAGAAATTTTTTGGCGATGATAATGAAAAAGAAATAAAGCGTATGCGTCAGATTGTTGAAAAGATCAATAGTTTGGAAGCAGATTTGCAAGGCTTGAGTGATGCTTCATTATGTGGAAAAACAAATCAATTTAAACGCAGAGTGGAAGAAGGGGAAACTCTAGATGCTATTCTACCGGAAGCTTTTGCTGTAGTCCGTGAGGCTTCAAAACGTGTGCTTGGCATGCGTCATTTTGATGTGCAAATGATTGGTGGTATCTGCCTGCATGAAGGTAAGATTGCGGAGATGCGTACTGGTGAAGGTAAAACTTTAGTTGGTACATTGCCTACATATTTAAACGCTTTGACAGGCAAAGGCGTACATGTGATCACAGTGAATGATTATCTGGCAAAGCGTGATAGTGAATGGATGGGGAAATTATATCGCTTTTTAGGCCTATCTGTTGGCCTTATCGCGCATGGCTTGGATTTTCCGGATCGTAAACAGGCATATGCTTGTGATATTACGTTTGGTACGAATAATGAGTATGGGTTTGACTACCTGCGTGATAATATGGTTATTTATCAAGATCAAATGGTACAGCGTGAGCTGAATTTTGCGATTGTCGATGAAGTAGATAGTATTTTGGTCGATGAAGCGCGGACGCCGCTTATTATTTCTGGACCTGGTGATAAATCTACCGACATGTATAAAATTATGGCTGAGGCTGTAAAAGGGTTAGTAGAAGAAGTCGACTACACAATTGATGAAAAAGCAAAGGCTGTTTCACCAAAAGAGGAAGCGGTCGCAAAAGTAGAAAAAGCATTGCATGTGGCAAATTTATATGATAGTGAAAATATTGAGATGTCGCATTGCTTTACGCAGGCACTTCGGGCCAAAGCGTTGATGAAGCGAGATCGCGATTATGTGGTGCGCGACGGTGAAGTTGTCATCGTTGATGAATTTACTGGACGTTTAATGTTTGGACGTCGTTATTCCGATGGTCTTCATCAAGCGATTGAAGCAAAAGAAGGCGTAAAGATTGAGCGTGAGAGTCAGACCTTAGCATCCATTACCTTCCAAAATTATTTTAGAATGTATGATAAGTTATGCGGAATGACTGGTACTGCAAAAACGGAAGAAGATGAATTTATAAAAATTTATAGTCTGCCGGTCATTGTGGTTCCGACCAATCGGGATATTGCACGGACGGATTACCCCGATGTCATTTACAAGACAAAAAAAGCGAAATATAAAGCGGTAGTCAATGCAATCATAGAGGCACATCGTAAGGGACAGCCCGTTTTGGTTGGTACGACCTCGATTGCACAATCCGAGGAATTAAGTAAGGTACTTAAGAAAAGCAGCATACCGCACAATGTATTGAATGCGAAATATCACGAAATGGAAGCACAGATTATTTCCGGTGCTGGTCAGCTTGGTGCAGTTACGATTGCTACGAATATGGCCGGTCGTGGTACAGATATCGTACTTGGCGAAGGTGTGACCGAAATCGGTGGACTCCATATCATCGGTACGGAACGTCACGAAAGCCGTCGAATTGATAATCAGCTGCGTGGTCGTGCTGGTCGTCAAGGTGATCCGGGATCTTCACGCTTTTATTTGTCTTTGGAAGATGAATTGATGCGTTTATTTGGTTCTGATAATATTGCAGCCATCATGGATAAACTTGGTATGGAAGAAGATGAACCGATTGAGCATAAATTAATTACACGCTCGATTGAACAGGCACAAAAGAAAGTCGAAGCGCGTAACTTTGATATTCGTAAACATGTTCTTGAATACGATGATGTAATGAATCAACAGCGTGAGGTTATCTATGGACAACGCCGTCAAATTTTGATGGGTGAGAACTTAAAAGAAAACATTATGCATATGATTTATAAGATTATTGAATTGGATATGGATGCGTATGCCAATGAAAAACTATATCCGGAAGAATGGGATTTAGACAGCTTAATTACAGCTTGCAATGAGATTTTCGCACCGGAAGGTCGCTTGGTGAAAGAGCAGCTGGAAGAAATGAGCCGTGATGAATTAAAAGCAGAACTTCGGAAAGTAGCAGAAGATGCGTATAGCGATCGTGAAACTGTCTTTGGTGAAGACAGTATGCGCGAATTGGAAAAAGTCGTTATGCTGAAAGTCGTAGACAGTAAATGGATGGAACATTTGGATCATATGGATATGCTGCGTGAAGGTATTAATTTACGGGCATATGGTCAGCGCAACCCATTGGTTGAGTATAAAGTGGAAGCCTATGATATGTTCCAGGCTATGATAGAAACGATTCAAGAAGACATTGCAAAATTAATGTTTAGGGTGAATATCGTGACCGAGCAGCAACGCCCGGAAGATCATCTTGCACATGCGAAAGAAACACGTGGTGAAGTGGAAGCGGATGCTGAAGAAGAAGTAAAGCAGCAGCCGCATGTAAATCACGATACAACAGGACGAAATGATCTATGTCCATGTGGTTCAGGTAAGAAATATAAAAAATGTTGTGGCAGAGAAAAATAA
- the prfB gene encoding peptide chain release factor 2 (programmed frameshift): MLLEDLKVPIVEIKKKLDEMGTSLDIAGKEEKIAELEYKMGEPSFWDDPEKAQLTMQELAAVKDGVVKYNALNAVYEDMEILWEMGTEDQDESVYDDVNEALQSMQKQIEELELELMLSGEYDTNNAILTLHAGAGGTEAQDWTQMLLRMYVRWAERKNFKVETMDLLPGDEAGVKSATIMISGHHAYGYLKAEKGVHRLVRISPFDANARRHTSFSACDVMPEIDDNVEIDINPVDLRVDTYRASGAGGQHINKTDSAVRMTHIPTGIVVQCQNQRSQIQNREQCMKLLRAKLFELEQQKKADAKAEIAGEYQAIEWGSQIRSYVFHPYNMVKDHRTNAETGNTQAVMDGELDMFIEAYLRLITN, translated from the exons ATGCTTTTGGAAGATTTAAAAGTACCGATTGTTGAGATTAAAAAGAAGCTGGACGAAATGGGGACTTCACTT GACATTGCTGGCAAAGAGGAGAAAATAGCGGAACTTGAATATAAAATGGGAGAACCAAGTTTTTGGGACGATCCGGAAAAAGCACAGCTTACGATGCAAGAATTAGCTGCGGTAAAAGATGGTGTTGTCAAATACAATGCATTGAATGCAGTGTATGAAGATATGGAGATCCTTTGGGAAATGGGAACAGAAGATCAAGATGAGAGTGTCTATGACGATGTAAATGAAGCTTTACAATCGATGCAGAAACAAATTGAGGAACTTGAACTTGAACTCATGTTGTCGGGTGAATACGATACAAATAATGCAATTTTAACCTTGCATGCAGGTGCCGGTGGAACGGAAGCACAGGATTGGACGCAAATGTTGCTGCGTATGTATGTACGTTGGGCGGAGCGGAAGAATTTTAAAGTGGAAACGATGGATTTGCTGCCTGGCGATGAAGCTGGAGTAAAAAGTGCTACGATCATGATTTCTGGGCATCATGCATATGGTTATTTAAAAGCGGAAAAAGGTGTGCATCGTCTTGTACGTATTTCACCTTTCGATGCGAATGCACGTCGGCATACGTCTTTTTCTGCCTGCGATGTCATGCCGGAAATTGATGATAATGTTGAAATCGATATTAACCCGGTAGATTTACGTGTGGATACATATCGTGCCAGCGGTGCGGGCGGTCAGCATATTAATAAAACCGATTCTGCAGTTCGTATGACGCATATTCCAACGGGAATTGTCGTGCAATGTCAGAATCAACGGTCACAAATCCAAAATCGTGAACAGTGTATGAAATTGCTTAGAGCTAAATTATTTGAGCTTGAGCAGCAAAAGAAAGCGGATGCCAAAGCTGAAATTGCCGGTGAATATCAAGCGATTGAATGGGGAAGTCAGATTCGTTCTTATGTATTTCATCCTTACAATATGGTTAAGGATCACCGGACCAATGCGGAAACTGGTAATACGCAGGCGGTTATGGATGGTGAACTTGATATGTTCATTGAAGCTTACTTGAGATTGATTACGAATTAA
- a CDS encoding LmeA family phospholipid-binding protein: MAKRFIMIGGALILLLVFSEFLLPSAISDVVATAMKNVTSADQVNAKVEKSPALMMLAGNFDAITVKVKNAKTDQVVFDEFDVTLQNAQVDMAKLIQNRNLTMKSVEDVTIKAIVLEDELARAMNQSVKGIKNAKVSITPGKVTATGAFSMGGFINAKIILEGNIITTDQKIVFHAEHFQIDNSMVGKFGGTLVTDLTLVDLKKLPFDVTVKNVTLEEGKAVVYADSHR; the protein is encoded by the coding sequence ATGGCAAAACGCTTTATCATGATTGGCGGGGCCCTCATATTGTTACTGGTTTTCAGTGAGTTTTTGCTGCCATCGGCAATCTCAGATGTAGTTGCCACGGCAATGAAAAATGTGACAAGTGCTGATCAAGTAAATGCTAAAGTGGAAAAGTCTCCAGCCCTCATGATGTTAGCTGGTAATTTTGATGCGATTACGGTGAAAGTTAAGAATGCGAAAACAGATCAAGTCGTATTTGATGAATTTGATGTAACTTTGCAGAATGCGCAAGTTGATATGGCAAAGTTAATACAGAATCGTAATCTTACGATGAAATCAGTAGAGGATGTTACAATAAAAGCAATTGTTTTAGAGGATGAACTGGCAAGGGCGATGAACCAATCCGTAAAGGGGATAAAAAATGCGAAAGTAAGCATTACACCGGGAAAAGTAACTGCGACGGGAGCTTTTTCAATGGGTGGTTTCATTAATGCAAAAATTATTTTAGAGGGTAATATCATTACGACAGATCAAAAAATTGTATTCCATGCAGAGCATTTTCAGATAGACAATAGTATGGTGGGGAAATTTGGCGGAACATTAGTTACCGATCTTACGCTGGTAGACTTGAAAAAATTACCGTTTGATGTAACCGTAAAAAATGTTACTTTAGAAGAAGGTAAAGCGGTCGTTTATGCCGATTCACATCGTTAA
- a CDS encoding DUF5693 family protein codes for MKKFKYNQWLLGFIAIGLVAALSVGIYRHRVEENNTTVEMAIDYEGLIELAQIEGVPAQTVLEQAKKAGITSLAVYETTLKKLTENGKVTTTAGADLIKSYNNGMLSNPDWRSYVENGTVSADQIYIGSIQPQVFAEVKEDLIRRLGAARVVSLQVGTHEVLAVKANYEKALKWNLGMPTDEMKAVNEAGFYVVARPSNYTKVREDDIQAVFARIEGFDVSDVIFSGEEILGAPKKVAVTAELFKDRGYTLGMIEHPLQLQFFKQEGLMELAKRTEYKAARVYSIPKDEQPKMKVAEAVERWVMTDQERNIRINLLRTYEKPEGTMNLLETNLTYFSDTKKALEEKGFTIGKAGTYEQYYPSRFLLVLITLGAVAAGVLYMSLVYPFKERYQYMLMAGMSLILVTPIIMGHGNFVRSMVALASANLFPALAMIWQLDRWRNSTFNENASMLRIMFTGAGLLLTTGALAFIGAAYVGSVLADVEYLLEVNIFRGVKLTFILPIILVSIAFLARFNLFEGKEYAGSFYLQLKKILNTPIYIKSLIGFGCAALALLIFIGRSGHTAGVPVSGAELKFRAFLEQALYARPRSKELLIGHPAFMLAVMSLYKKWPRVLFFILVIVATIGQGSLVETFCHLRTPIFMSFMRGVGGLVLGAGVGMIAMVAAHLLYNLSSYIGRDTAKNE; via the coding sequence TTGAAGAAATTCAAATATAACCAATGGCTGCTTGGATTTATTGCAATTGGTCTGGTAGCTGCTTTGTCAGTGGGGATTTATCGGCATAGAGTAGAAGAAAATAATACGACAGTAGAAATGGCCATCGATTATGAAGGCCTGATAGAACTCGCGCAAATTGAAGGCGTGCCAGCGCAGACGGTATTAGAGCAGGCTAAAAAAGCAGGGATTACATCTCTTGCGGTGTATGAAACTACGTTGAAAAAGTTAACGGAAAACGGAAAAGTTACAACAACCGCTGGGGCAGACCTTATTAAGAGTTATAACAATGGTATGTTAAGCAATCCTGACTGGCGCAGTTATGTCGAAAATGGTACGGTGAGTGCAGATCAGATCTATATCGGGAGCATTCAGCCGCAGGTTTTTGCCGAAGTGAAAGAGGATTTGATTCGCAGACTTGGGGCTGCGCGTGTTGTTTCTTTGCAGGTGGGGACGCATGAGGTTTTGGCGGTAAAGGCCAATTATGAAAAAGCGTTGAAATGGAATTTAGGCATGCCGACGGATGAAATGAAGGCAGTAAACGAAGCTGGTTTTTATGTTGTAGCCAGACCAAGTAATTATACGAAGGTCAGGGAAGATGATATCCAAGCGGTGTTTGCTCGGATCGAAGGGTTTGATGTGTCCGATGTTATCTTTTCTGGAGAAGAAATTCTTGGTGCACCGAAGAAAGTGGCTGTTACAGCAGAGCTTTTTAAAGACCGTGGCTATACGCTTGGCATGATTGAACATCCATTACAGTTGCAGTTTTTTAAACAAGAGGGTTTAATGGAATTGGCGAAGCGTACGGAGTATAAAGCCGCGCGTGTTTATTCTATACCTAAGGATGAGCAGCCGAAAATGAAAGTTGCAGAGGCTGTTGAACGTTGGGTGATGACTGACCAAGAACGGAACATTCGGATTAATTTGTTGCGGACGTATGAAAAGCCAGAAGGTACAATGAATCTTTTAGAAACCAACTTAACCTATTTTTCTGATACAAAAAAAGCGTTGGAGGAGAAAGGGTTCACGATAGGAAAAGCAGGTACGTATGAGCAATATTATCCGAGTAGATTTTTACTCGTTCTAATTACACTTGGTGCAGTTGCAGCCGGTGTATTATATATGTCCTTGGTATATCCATTTAAGGAACGTTATCAATATATGCTCATGGCAGGGATGTCATTGATTTTGGTAACACCTATTATCATGGGACATGGAAATTTTGTACGAAGCATGGTTGCACTTGCCAGCGCAAATCTGTTCCCGGCACTGGCGATGATTTGGCAGTTGGATCGTTGGCGTAACAGTACGTTTAATGAAAATGCATCGATGCTGCGCATCATGTTTACCGGAGCGGGACTATTGTTGACGACTGGAGCTTTAGCTTTTATCGGCGCAGCGTATGTCGGATCGGTACTTGCTGATGTCGAATATCTATTGGAAGTCAATATTTTCCGCGGTGTAAAATTAACATTTATATTGCCAATTATTTTAGTGAGCATTGCTTTTTTAGCACGGTTTAATTTGTTTGAAGGTAAAGAATACGCAGGGAGTTTTTATTTGCAGCTCAAAAAGATTTTAAATACCCCGATTTATATAAAATCTTTGATAGGTTTCGGTTGCGCTGCACTTGCTTTGCTGATTTTCATCGGACGATCTGGTCACACGGCGGGGGTACCGGTATCAGGAGCAGAATTAAAGTTTAGAGCTTTTTTAGAACAAGCCTTGTATGCAAGACCTCGTTCTAAAGAATTGTTGATTGGGCATCCGGCATTTATGCTTGCGGTAATGTCGCTGTATAAAAAATGGCCGAGGGTCTTATTTTTCATTTTAGTAATTGTAGCAACCATCGGGCAGGGCTCCCTAGTTGAGACTTTTTGTCATTTACGTACACCAATCTTTATGTCATTTATGCGCGGTGTGGGTGGTTTAGTCCTTGGCGCCGGTGTTGGAATGATTGCTATGGTTGCAGCACATTTGCTCTACAATCTGTCTTCCTATATAGGGAGGGATACAGCAAAAAATGAGTAA
- the csaB gene encoding polysaccharide pyruvyl transferase CsaB has translation MSNIVVSGYYGFKNAGDEAMLAAMIEVLSDLDSSVNITVISANPEDTKHRHGVNSVYWLNYYEIGKALKNSDVLISGGGSLLQDVTSGRSLYYYMSILFLAKKMGTPVMLYAQGIGPICGRFARKAMQYIGNRVDLITVRDHGSLRELVDLSIDKPKIHVTADPVLAIHPVDKQIGRSILRQHQLEGAKPLVGISVREWREWEHYKDILAAVTDNITNELDARVVFIPMQYPEDVMTAKKIVSRTKFSAAVLDDEYTTSELLSIVGNLDLLIGVRLHALIFAGVMGVPMLGMSYDPKIDRFLTSIGQDVVGNLENITVDKLMDRVREKWQEKNNSPEKQGLFIGELRNAAFQNAELAIALISKCKSTR, from the coding sequence ATGAGTAATATTGTAGTTTCGGGTTACTATGGCTTCAAAAATGCTGGAGATGAAGCCATGCTAGCCGCTATGATAGAAGTATTATCGGATTTAGATTCAAGTGTAAATATTACGGTTATTTCTGCAAATCCTGAAGATACTAAGCATAGACATGGCGTAAATTCGGTTTATTGGTTAAATTATTATGAAATTGGTAAAGCTTTAAAAAACAGTGATGTATTGATTAGCGGCGGTGGCAGTCTATTGCAGGATGTCACGAGCGGCAGAAGCCTATATTATTATATGAGTATATTATTTTTGGCGAAGAAAATGGGAACGCCAGTGATGCTCTATGCACAAGGCATTGGCCCGATTTGCGGACGTTTCGCGCGGAAAGCAATGCAGTATATTGGAAATCGGGTGGATTTAATCACGGTTCGTGACCATGGTTCTTTGCGGGAACTGGTAGATCTTTCGATTGATAAACCGAAAATTCATGTAACTGCCGACCCCGTTTTGGCAATTCATCCAGTGGACAAACAAATTGGCAGAAGCATTTTGCGACAGCATCAACTTGAAGGGGCCAAGCCTTTGGTAGGTATCTCAGTTCGTGAATGGCGTGAATGGGAACACTACAAAGATATATTGGCCGCGGTTACGGACAATATAACAAATGAGCTTGATGCACGTGTTGTCTTTATTCCGATGCAATATCCAGAAGATGTGATGACAGCGAAAAAGATTGTGAGCCGAACGAAATTTTCAGCAGCGGTACTCGATGATGAATATACAACGAGCGAATTATTATCTATCGTTGGAAATTTGGATTTATTAATTGGAGTTCGTTTACATGCACTTATATTTGCCGGCGTAATGGGTGTACCGATGCTTGGAATGTCTTATGATCCTAAAATTGATCGTTTTTTAACGTCAATTGGACAAGATGTCGTTGGAAATTTAGAGAATATTACTGTTGATAAACTCATGGATCGTGTCCGGGAAAAATGGCAGGAGAAAAATAATTCGCCAGAAAAGCAGGGATTGTTTATCGGTGAATTGCGTAATGCGGCATTTCAGAATGCAGAGCTTGCAATTGCACTGATTTCTAAGTGTAAATCTACGAGGTGA
- a CDS encoding YitT family protein: protein MKKIRQYVGMTLGILIAAVAMNLFLIPHKIAAGGVSGLATVLHYLFDFPVGMIMLVINIPIFIFGLKILGARYGMNTLYGAAMLSVFIDLTQPFTPVVTDDILLNCLYGGVMSGVGMGLVFRFKGNTAGTALLAAILNKLFRISVGQALLVADACVVAFAGIVFHSPELALYATISIFVTSQIVDLVQEGPATSKSFLIMAEQPEELADKIFQEIDRGVTYLQGRGGYTGQSREMLLCVVDTSQVTTLKELIMHHDKKAFIIVNDAHEVFGEGFSSYEKKKV, encoded by the coding sequence GTGAAGAAGATCAGACAGTATGTGGGCATGACTTTGGGGATCTTGATTGCTGCGGTAGCAATGAATTTATTCTTGATTCCGCATAAGATTGCTGCCGGCGGCGTAAGTGGATTAGCGACTGTTCTGCATTATTTATTTGATTTTCCCGTTGGAATGATTATGTTGGTAATCAACATACCGATTTTCATATTCGGATTAAAAATTTTGGGCGCGCGTTATGGCATGAATACATTGTATGGCGCGGCTATGTTATCTGTTTTTATTGATCTTACGCAGCCTTTTACGCCAGTTGTTACCGATGATATTTTGCTCAATTGTCTTTATGGCGGGGTGATGTCTGGCGTCGGTATGGGCTTGGTATTTCGGTTTAAAGGCAATACCGCGGGGACTGCTTTGCTTGCGGCAATTTTAAATAAACTTTTCCGCATTAGTGTAGGGCAGGCATTGCTTGTAGCAGATGCTTGTGTAGTTGCTTTCGCAGGCATTGTTTTTCATAGTCCTGAACTGGCGCTTTATGCGACGATTTCAATTTTTGTGACTTCGCAGATTGTTGACTTGGTACAGGAAGGTCCGGCGACGAGCAAATCATTTTTGATTATGGCGGAGCAGCCGGAAGAATTGGCAGATAAAATTTTTCAAGAGATTGATCGCGGTGTTACTTATTTACAAGGCCGTGGCGGCTATACGGGACAAAGTCGCGAAATGCTCCTTTGTGTTGTGGATACGAGTCAAGTAACGACGTTAAAAGAACTGATTATGCACCATGATAAAAAAGCCTTTATCATTGTAAACGATGCACATGAGGTTTTTGGTGAAGGTTTTAGTAGTTATGAGAAGAAAAAAGTATAG